From a single Mobula birostris isolate sMobBir1 chromosome 13, sMobBir1.hap1, whole genome shotgun sequence genomic region:
- the LOC140208541 gene encoding protein NYNRIN-like — protein sequence MADALSRPTIQALSQGVDYAALAEAQQADAEIPSYRTAVSGLQLQDLPVGPGERTLLCYVATGQPRPIVPAAWRRQVSESIHNLAHPSIRTTVRLVANRFVWHGLRKQVCEWAKMCMQCQTAKVQWHTKAPPQRFELTHWRFNHIHVDIVGPLPVSRGARYLLIMIDWFTRWPEAVPLTDTTSESCARALIATWVARFGVPAHITSDRGAQFTSSLWSAMASLLGSQLHHTNTFHHHLKSALMAVLEGPNWVDELPWVLLGIRSAPKEDLHTSSAKLVYGAPLVVPGEFIPAPRGQEEEPTAVLV from the coding sequence atggcggacgcactatccagacctaccatacaggccctgtcccagggggtggactatgcagcgctggcagaggcacagcaggcagacgctgagatccccagttacaggactgcagtctccggtttgcagctccaagacctccccgtaggcccaggtgagaggaccctactgtgttacgtagctaccggccaaccccgccccatcgtcccagcagcctggcgccggcaggtttccgaatccattcacaacttagcgcacccctccatcaggacaaccgtccggctggtcgccaacaggttcgtgtggcatggactgcgtaaacaggtctgtgaatgggccaaaatgtgcatgcagtgccaaacggccaaggtgcagtggcacaccaaggctccgccgcagcggttcgagCTCACCCACTGGAGGTTcaaccacatccatgtggatatcgtggggcccctgccagtatcacgaggagcgcggtacctcctaattATGATAGACTGGTTcacgagatggccagaggcagtcccgctcaccgacaccacctccgaatcctgtgcccgagcactgatcgcaacctgggtagcccgcttcggggtacctgcccacattacctccgacaggggagcccagttcacctccagcctgtggtcggctatggccagccttttaggatcgcagctacaccacacaaataccttccaccatcacctgaagtcggctctcatggccgtcctggaggggcctaactgggtagatgaacttccctgggtcctgctcggaattcgctcggcgcccaaggaggatctgcacacctcgtcggccaagttggtgtacggcgcacccctggtcgtcccaggagagttcataccagccccaagggggcaagaggaagaacccacagcagtcctggtctGA